The sequence below is a genomic window from Gemmatimonadota bacterium.
GACGAGCGACATCCCCGTGGCCGAGGAAGCCGCTGTAGTTGCGGAAGCCTTCGGCGCCGTGGTGACCCGGGTATTTGACGCGGGGGTTGCCGGTCTCCACCGCATCTTGTCGGCCAGGCCGGAGATCGACCGGGCCGACGTCGTCATCGTCGTGGCCGGGATGGAGGGTGCCTTGCCCAGTGTCGTCGGAGGCTTGGTGGGCCAGCCGGTGATTGCGGTACCCACGAGCGTCGGGTATGGCGCCTCGTTCAACGGGCTCGCCGCCTTGCTTGGCATGCTCAACTCCTGTGCGGAAGGCGTGACGGTCGTCAATATCGACAATGGCTTTGGGGCCGCCGCGGCCGCCGCAAGGATCCTTCGCTTGGCCCGAAAGGAATAACCCATGCGCCAGACGGTGGTTCATACCGGCGCACCGAGTTTCACCTGGATCGACCTGGTGGCCCCGGACCGGGCCGAGTTGTCGGCCTTGGCTACCGAGTTCGGTTTTCACCACACGTCGGTTGAGGATTGCCTCGACCCGTGGCGTTT
It includes:
- the larB gene encoding nickel pincer cofactor biosynthesis protein LarB — translated: MKAQLAEWLASVADGSLSVSDALERLRHFPGEDIGLAKVDHHRSLRYGHPEVVLASHKTVAQLIAITERLEAVSGSFLCTRVTGEQARALADRFPGVRLHLEGRTAWLAPATPVPILGTVAVVTAGTSDIPVAEEAAVVAEAFGAVVTRVFDAGVAGLHRILSARPEIDRADVVIVVAGMEGALPSVVGGLVGQPVIAVPTSVGYGASFNGLAALLGMLNSCAEGVTVVNIDNGFGAAAAAARILRLARKE